CGCGCGGGCCTGCGCCGCCTGCAGGTCGGGTCGCGCAGCGACGGCGCGCGCAATCAGCGTCTCTACTTCGTGCGCGATGCCCGCCACCGGGATGGCCGGTACCGCGATCTCCACGTCGTAGGGCACGTTCGCCGGATACCCCATCGACACGGCCAGCGCGCCGCGCGTGATGCGCACCTGGCCCTCGGTCGCCAGCAGGTCCAGCTGCGCCTGGGCGCGTGCCGTGCGTGCCTGCAGCACGTCGGCGATGGTCGCCAGGCCCACGTCATGGCGCGTCTCGGCCGCGACCACGCTGCTTTCGGCCTCGGCATACGAGGCGCGATTGGCCTCGAGGATGGCTTTGGCCCCCGCGTAGCGGTAGAAGGCCGATTCGACGGTGAAGATGGCGTCCTGGATGACGGCGTTGTGCGTCCAGTCGGCCGCCAGCAGCGTCTGCTGCGCGGCTTCCACGCGACCGCCGCGGCCGCCAAAGTCGAGCAGTCGCCACGAGAGACTGACGCCGGGACCGTAGGTGGTGGACCAGTCGCCGCCGCTGCCGTTGCCGCGGGCCAAACCGACAGTGGCGTCGACCTGCGGGAAATAGTCGCCGCGGGCGGAACCGTAGGCAGCTGCGGCGGCTTTCGCCTCGGCCCAGGCGGCGCGCGTGTCGGGACTGTTGGCCAGCGCAATGTCGACGATTCCGGCAAGGGTCAGGCCGGTGAGCTGCCGTGACACCGCGTCCTGATCGGGCAGGTCGGGCTGCGCCGGGGCAGCTCCCGCTGCCTGCCGGGCGGGCGGTGTCCACGGCACATCGGCGGAAGGCGCCGTGCCGGCCACGCCGGCCACCCGAGGCGGCGCCATCGAGCAGCCCGCGCACACGATTGCGGGCAGCAGGAGAGCCGCCGAACTGAATCCGGTCTTGCGGGACATGGTCGTTCGATTCCTGTCCGGGTTCGAAGATCCGAACGACCAATTTAGCAGCTTGCCGGCGCAGGGAACAGACCCGGATGACAATGGGCCCGTTTGCCGCCGCTCAGCCCGGCAGGCGCGCCAGGACGCTGTGGAACTCACCCGGCGCGACCGCCCCGGTCCACACCGCCAGGCCCTGCGCCCGCACCTTGTCCAGCAGCGGCGCCGGCACGAACGGCGTGATCAGCCGGTGCGCCTGACCGGGCGCCAGCGCGGCCACGGCGGCGAGCACCTGCGCCAGTGGATGCTCCCCGGCTGCGATCGCCGCGCGCGCGTCCATGCTGCTGACTATCTCCACCTGGATGAGCCAGCTCGGGCCGCCGTCAACGCCGTACTGTCCGTTCATTCCTGTGCTGTCATTCATGACTGTCCTCCCGTGCCGACATAGTTGAGCAGGCGCTGCTGCCCGGTCAGCGCGCGCTTGGTGGTCAGGTTCTGGCTCACTTCGAGCGTACCGAGGAAGGTCCCCGCCTCGTCGTGCAGCGCGAAGTACTCGATGCAGAGGAACTTCCCGCCCAGCTCGATCCAGAACTGCGCGTGCGTCTCGCGGCCCTCGCGGAAGTCGGCGAGGATCTTCTGCACCATTGCCACGCTCTTGGGCGGATGGCAGTACTCGACCTTGCGGCCGATGATGGCGCGCGTGCGCGCGAAGATCCGCTCGCTGCCTTCGCTGAAGTAGCGCACGGTGTCGTCGGCGTCGACGAACGTGATGTCGAACGGGATCGTGTTCAGCACGGCCTGCAGCTGCGCCGTCGTGAACGATCCCGACGGCAGCCGCACGCGACCGTCGCCGCCCGCATCCGCGACGGGTTCCATACCCTCCGGCAGCCAGGCGGCCTCCGGCACCACCAGGCAGTAGCCGAGATCGGCGCTGCCGCGGGAAATGGCGCCCCATTCGGCCTCCGACAGCGCGTCCAGGCACATCGGCAGCAGGATCTGCTGTTCCTTGTCGATCATGCCGGCGATCGCCTCGACCGCCGGTTCGAGCACCCGGGGCACCATCGCGCGCGCCTCGATGGCCGTGGCGCCACCGGAAGCTCCCAGCGCCTCGACGGCCGCCTTCAGCAGCGCCCGTGCCTCGTCGTGCTTGCCCCACATGACGGTCGGCGGCCCGGTGATGCCGTGCTTCTCGAGGAACGGGAACAGCAGGTGTTCCTTGCGCAGGTAGTGCTTCTCGACATCCATCAACGCGTTGAAGCGCACGCGAAGGTCATGCAGCAGGTCGGCGGGTTCGACGTTGTTATCCGTCGCGTTCACCAGCGCGAAGAGCCCGCGCACAGCCTCGAGTTCCCAGCCCAGCGCGCGATTCTCCGCGCGCATCACGTCGACGGGATGGCCGACCGGCACGCCGCGCTCCTCGTCCGGCATCAGGCTCGGGTTCAGCGCCAGCTTGTGCAGGTCGCAGAACTTGAGGATCTCCTCGGTGGGCATGCCCTCGCGGATCAGTTCCTGCTCGACGGCCACCACCTCGTCGTAGGGCACGCGCCCGAGCAGGCGGATCAGTTGCGGGCGCACCGATTCCGGCGCCTCGCCCCCGTGCAGTTGCAGGATCATGTGTTTGAGCAGGGCCATGCGGCGCTGCTGGTCGTGGATGAGTTCGCTCATCGGGGCCTCCCGGGGGGCGCGGCGGGCGGGTGTCCCGTTCCGCGTCGCTGATCAACCTCGTTCAATATTCGGACCTTTTTGTCCGATTTAGAGTCAAGGTAGGTCCCGAGCGGCGATGACGCCAGTTCCGGGTTCACTACGCCAGCGAC
The sequence above is drawn from the bacterium genome and encodes:
- a CDS encoding DUF2249 domain-containing protein; its protein translation is MNDSTGMNGQYGVDGGPSWLIQVEIVSSMDARAAIAAGEHPLAQVLAAVAALAPGQAHRLITPFVPAPLLDKVRAQGLAVWTGAVAPGEFHSVLARLPG
- a CDS encoding DUF438 domain-containing protein is translated as MSELIHDQQRRMALLKHMILQLHGGEAPESVRPQLIRLLGRVPYDEVVAVEQELIREGMPTEEILKFCDLHKLALNPSLMPDEERGVPVGHPVDVMRAENRALGWELEAVRGLFALVNATDNNVEPADLLHDLRVRFNALMDVEKHYLRKEHLLFPFLEKHGITGPPTVMWGKHDEARALLKAAVEALGASGGATAIEARAMVPRVLEPAVEAIAGMIDKEQQILLPMCLDALSEAEWGAISRGSADLGYCLVVPEAAWLPEGMEPVADAGGDGRVRLPSGSFTTAQLQAVLNTIPFDITFVDADDTVRYFSEGSERIFARTRAIIGRKVEYCHPPKSVAMVQKILADFREGRETHAQFWIELGGKFLCIEYFALHDEAGTFLGTLEVSQNLTTKRALTGQQRLLNYVGTGGQS
- a CDS encoding TolC family protein codes for the protein MSRKTGFSSAALLLPAIVCAGCSMAPPRVAGVAGTAPSADVPWTPPARQAAGAAPAQPDLPDQDAVSRQLTGLTLAGIVDIALANSPDTRAAWAEAKAAAAAYGSARGDYFPQVDATVGLARGNGSGGDWSTTYGPGVSLSWRLLDFGGRGGRVEAAQQTLLAADWTHNAVIQDAIFTVESAFYRYAGAKAILEANRASYAEAESSVVAAETRHDVGLATIADVLQARTARAQAQLDLLATEGQVRITRGALAVSMGYPANVPYDVEIAVPAIPVAGIAHEVETLIARAVAARPDLQAAQARAQAASARVRTARSDLLPSLSLGASAGRTWTDGQDDYEDRSGGSLVVNLPLFGGFSGRHDLARAQAEADAAGERARALRQQVVYEIFVAHSDFLTADERVRAVAELLASASRSEEVARGRYREGVGSILDLLSAQRALAEARAQDVNARLGWFIALAQLARDAGVLGLHGDNPLAQGNPHPEVER